The sequence below is a genomic window from Ignavibacteriales bacterium.
TTAATTTTTTCTGAAACCCTGCAGTAAAAACTCTTGCTGCATATTCAGCTATACACAAAAGTTTTAATTAATAAACAAAGCATCCGAATTACTGATACAATTTTAATAAAGAACTTTTAGCTGGTGTATGTTTTATACTTGAACAGTATATAACAATGAGCAACGGCGTTTATATAAGATTTAGGTGCAGGAATGGTTATACGCGATTGTTCAATTTCCATCTGATAAATTCATCTATATAAAAATGAAACTTCTGCGGAAGGTTTTTGTATTTAGAATTTAGTGCGCCCTTTGCCGTTTCAAAATCCTTAAGTGACACAGCCGATAGATCTTTTTCAATGTTGCTGATCAGCAGCTTCATTTTTGAATTTACACGCTCAACGACTTCCTGTTCATCTGTTCCGGCAAGCAGTTGTGCGGTCAAATCCTGGTTGTAATTAGTTTCACTCAAAGTTTTAAAAACCAGTCCTCTGAAATTTTCTGCAATAACAGTTCTGCCAATTCCACCAAGTTCTTTTGCAGTTTCAGTTACAGCACTGTGTGAAAACTTTTTTACACGAAGTGATTCAATAACCACATCTTCAAATAAAAGCCTGCTTTCTTTTACTATTTCCTTCGGCAGGTCGGCAAGCTGAATGATTTTTCTTGAATCAGATCTTGCAAAAATCGCGGCGTGTTTGATAACCGCTTCAAGCTCACGCACATTTCCTCTCCAGTCGTAATTCTGAAATGCGCTTGAAACTGATTTTGATAATTTCAATCCCGGGTAATCAGTCGAAAGGATTTTTTGCGCAATGGCAAGTATGTCTTCCTTCCTTTCACGTAAAGGCGGAAGATTAATTCTTATTACGTTCAGCCTGTAGAACAGGTCTTCCCGGAACTTATTTTCTTTTACCGCTTGTTCAATATTTACATTTGTCGCAGCAATAATTCTTACATCTGCGTGTGAACTTATTGACGAACCAACTTTTTCAAAATCACCTGTCTGGATCACTCTTAATAATTTTACCTGGAAGTTTTCATTTGTCTCTGCAATTTCATCAAGAAATATTGTGCCCTTATCCGCCGCCTCGAACCTGCCCAGCTTATCATTCACAGCGCCTGTAAACGCCCCTTTAACGTGACCAAACAATTCACTTTCAAGAAGTGTTTCTGATAGTGCCCCGCAATTTACCGCGACAAACGCTTCCCTGTTTCTTTTACTAAGCGAGTGGATTGCTCTGGCGACAAGTTCTTTTCCTGTCCCGCTTTCACCAAGGATTAAAACTGTGGCATCTTCGGGGGCAACTTTTTTTGTAATGTCGACAATTTTACTCATCACTTTTGATGTATAAACAATACCTTCAAAAGAGTGAACTTCTGTTGAAGATAAGTCAACAGGTTCCATTTCCGATTCATCTGCCGAACGAAGTTTTTGTATATCTGATTTTAAACCTTCAATTTTTTTAACAAGCAAAGAAGATTGTTCACCCGATTTTCGTTCAAGCTCAAATTGAATGTTTTTTAATTCGTCTTCTTTTTTTGCCAAAAGATTTTTTAAGAGAGTGCTTTCATCAACGGCACCTTTAAGCTGATCTTTTTTATCGATGTAAAAAATGATTAGCTCATAAACCATCAGAATTGAAAATGAAACAACAATAAAAAGTGCGTTTACCTTTATGTAAAAGAAGCTGAATAAGATGAATGATATAACCAATCCGGTAGTGAAATAAACAATGAGTGAAAAAAGTCTTTTGTTGTTATCAGAATTTCTAACAAGAAAAACAATTGACAATAAAACAACGAACAAAAGTATAGTTGACATCAAATGATAAGTACTGTTTATCCATCTGTCGTTTACCAGGTTATCAACTGCAAATGCATGAAAAGCTACGCCCGGCAGGGTTTCATCAAATGTAGTTTGAACTGATACGGCGATTAAAGGATCAGTAACGCCGATTATCACTGTCTTGTTTTTTAATGAAGACAAAGCCGGATCATCATTTTCAACCAGTTCAAAAAATTCAAGTAAACTGAAATTTCGAAAACTCTTCCAGCTCGAAAATGTATTGACTTCAATTTCTGTTTCTGTGAATTGATTCTTGTCAGAAAGTTGAAGTGCAAAAGCATTTTCAGTTTCACGTCCGGTATTTATTTTGAGCGGAATTTTTAACTCATCCTTGCCAATAAAATTAAGATGCCCGGTAAGAATTTTTTCATTCAAAAGTTTTGGACTAGGATAACTTAAAGAATCTGTCGTGAATAAACTTCCGTTATCTGCAAGGCTTCCGGCAACAGATGATAAAACTACATTCCCCGCTTTATTAATTTCTTTTACAAGAAGGTTGTCATATATAGTTTGAGTAACAACTCTTGAGCTAAGAAAGATCTCAATGCCGATTTTTTTTACTTCGTACTTTGTGAGATTATTAATTAGCAGTGCATAGTAACTTCGTTTGAGCGGCCACGGTCCTATGGCTGAAAGATCTTCTTCTGAAATATCAATGATCACAACATTAGTATCGGGAGTTATTTCCCCTCTTACTGAATAAAAGATCTTATCAATTGAATTGTTGGTTGATGAAAAGTTAGGTCCCCAAAAAAGAAAAGTCAGCAAAACCAAAAGCAGTAGAATTACTTTGACGAGCAGCGGTTTATTTATCAATTCTGACTGCAATAGTTTGACCAGTTTGATTTTTAATTACTGAAAGATAATAAATTCCTTTATTCAAACTTTGAAAGAATAATTCAAACCAACCAGGAGATTATAAAATAAATTTACTCAGGTCACGGTTCTTTACAATCGAATCCAATCTCTTCTTAACTTCTGCCGCCGTTATTTTAACTTTAGCATCGGGAAGAATATCGGGCACATTAAAAAGTATTTCATCAAGCAGAGTTGTTAAAATTGTGTGAAGTCTCCTTGCCCCAATATTTTCAACCTGTTCATTTACCTCTGTAGCTATGCGTGCAATTTCTTTTATACCATCTTTGGAGAATTCAAGATTCACACCTTCAGTTTCAAGCAAGGCCGAGTACTGTTTCAGCAAAGCATTTTCCGGAGTTGTAAGTATTTTGATGAAGTCCTCCTCGGTAAGACTTTTTAGTTCAACGCGTATCGGAAATCTTCCCTGGAGTTCGGGAATAAGATCCGATGGTTTGGAAACATGAAACGCACCCGATGCAATAAATAATATATGTTCTGTTTTTACAACACCATATTTTGTGTTAACATTTGACCCCTCAACAATAGGTAGAAGGTCACGCTGCACACCTTCTCTCGATACATCGGGACCTTGTGATTTACCGCCGCCTGCTACTTTATCAATCTCATCAATAAAAACTATTCCTGTATTTTCAACACGCTCAATTGCTTCTTTCTGAACCGCATCCATATCAATTAATTTTTGCGCTTCTTCCTGAGCAATTATTGTACGAGCTTCAGCAATCGAAGTTTTCCGTTTCTTTTTCTTCTTAGGCATAATGCTGCCCATAATTTCCTGAATGTTTATTCCCATATCATCCATACCGAACGGACCGAGCACCTGCATTCCAACATTAGGCTGGGAAGATGAATCGAACTCTATCATCTTTTCATCAAGTTCATTGTTCTTAAGCTTCATCCTCATCCATTCACGTGTTCGCTGATTCTGAAGCGCTTCATTATTTTCTTCTGTCTCGTTATTGTCGTTTGTCTGTACAGCTTTTTTAACCGGAGGAATGAGTATATCAAGAATTTTTTCGTCAGCAAGATCCTGTGCTTTTGATTTTACTTCGAGAGTTTTTTCAGACTTCACCATGTTAACAGCAAAGTCAGTTAAGTCACGTATCATTGATTCAACATCACGACCAACATAACCAACTTCAGTAAATTTAGATGCTTCAACTTTTACAAAAGGTGCGTCGGCAAGTTTTGCGAGTCGTCTTGCAATTTCAGTTTTACCAACTCCTGTGGGGCCAATTAAAATGATATTGTTCGGAAGTATTTCTTCACGAAGATAATTTTTGATCTGCTGTCTTCTCCACCTGTTCCTCAATGCAATTGCAACAGCTCTTTTCGCATCAGTCTGTCCGATAATATATTTATCAAGTTCATGTACTATTTGAGCCGGTGTCAGTTCTTTCTTTGATTTTTCAAACATTATTATTCCAAAATTTTATTCTATAAACTTTCAACATTAATTTTATCATTAGTGTAAATACATATCTCCGAAGCAGTCATTAAAGATTCTCGTACAATTTCCTCTGCTGAAAGATTGCTGTATTTCTTTAACATCTTTGCTGCGGAAAGAGCATACATTCCGCCTGAACCTATTGCGACAATATTATCATCGGGTTCTATCACATCACCATTACCTGAAATTACGAGAGCCTTTTCTTTGGTAACAACTGCGAGCATAGCTTCAAGTTTTCTAAGGAATTTATCTGTCCGCCAGTCCTTCGCAAGTTCAACTGCAGCTCTGAAAACATTTCCACGGTATTGTTTTAATTTATCTTCAAATCTTTCCATCAAAGTAAAAGCGTCAGCGGAAGCTCCTGCAAATCCGCACAAAACTTTTCCGTCATCAAGTTTTCTGATCTTCATTGCGTTATGTTTCATAACAGTATTGCCGAGAGATACCTGTCCATCACCGCCAATTGCGGCTTTACCATTGTGAACTATACCTAATATTGTTGTCGCTTTAAATTGTTCCATTAAAATTTTTAACTCCGTCTGTTGTCATTATAAATTATTTCATTCGACCTAAGCCTGTACATTGTAAGGATGAAATATTTTCAAAGGAAATATTGAAGGAACATGTTTTTTATATTCTTCATATTCTTTCCCGAACACTTCAACTAATTTTTTTTCTTCATAAAAAGAACCGATGTAAAAATACAAAATAATACAAACGAGTGCAGTTGCATAGAATAAGTCCATGACCGGTCGAAAAACCAAAAATACGATAGAAAAAAAATATAAAGGGTGTCTTGAAAACCTGTAAGGTCCTTCAATCCGCAATGTTAATTGTTCATCAAGTTCTTCGTAGTCATAATTTTTTTTATACCACCTTATTAGTTGATTAATCCCGAGAAATTCTTTTGCTGAAAAAAATTTTAGTGTCCAGATAAATCCTGCCAGTGCCGCAAGCTGTGGAATTAGGATTAGAATGTCGAAAGGAGATTTAAGATCATATACTATTACATTTGGTCTCGGCGCGTATTCAAAAATCATCCACAAAGAAACAAGAGAAACTACATTATAGAACAGCCTGTAAAACGGAAGAAGTTCTTTAAAATGATAGATAAAGATTTTTTTTGTTTTAATTGATGCAAGGTATGTATGTGAAATTCCGAATAAAGCGAACAGGAGTAATATTATAACAACATCAAACGCATAACTCATATTAACTCTTTACGTAATCTTGCAACGGGAAGTCTTAATTGTTCCCTGTACTTCGCAACTGTTCTTCGTGCGATGTGTATTCCCTCTTCGTTCAGCATCTCGGCAAGTTTATCATCGCTGTAAGGCGCGTTTTTATCTTCCGCTTCTATAATTTCTTTTAATCTTTCTTTGATATGTTTGTTTGAAACTTCCTCACCAAAATCTGTTGTTAATCCTTCACTGAAAAAGTATTTAAGTTCATGAATTCCCATCGGGCTTTGAACATACTTACCATTAACAACACGGCTGATTGTCGATATATCCATATTGATTTCTTCTGCAATGTCTTTATAGATCATCGGCTTTAACAACTTTGGTCCCTTTTCAAAAAACTGGTACTGCCTCTCAAGTATTGCTTTCATGATCTTCATCAGTGTTTCGCGTCTCTGTTGAATGCAAGCTATAAACCATTTTGCAGATTCAAACTTTTCTCTTAAAAATTTATAAGTCTCTTTTTCTCTTGGATTGGATTTTCTTTTTTTCTTATTCGAATCAAACATCTCAAGATAAGTTTTGCTTACAGTTACTGAAGGCATACTCTTATCATTAAGAGTTATCACAAAATCATTATTAACTTTTTCAATGAGGAAGTCCGGAGAAATCTGGTTCATCTCCATTGCTTCAATATTGCCTTCACCGGGTTTTGGATTTAATCCCTGAATAAGTTCAACTGTAGCTTTAAGGCTTTCATCCGTTAAATTCATTTTCTGTTTGATGATATCGAAACGGCGTTTTGTAAAATCATCATAAAAATTCTGAAGCATTTGTTCAGCGAGGTATTTGTAATAAGGATCAAACTTCAAATTCTGTAACTGAACAAGAAGGCATTCCTGCAGGCTTCGCGATGCTATTCCAATCGGATCAAACTTTTGAATTTTTTTCAGTAAAGATTCTGCGGCTTCAGAAGAAATTTTTATGTGCTCAAACATTTCCAGTTCGTTCAGTATTTCATCAAGTCCGCGTTTTAAATATCCATCCTGATCCAGATTACCTATTATTTCTTCGCCGAGATAGAAGAGGTCTTCGTCAAGATTCAATAATCTTAATTGTTTCTCAAGGTTTTCGGTGAGGCTTTCACGAGCCGGAGCGAGAGGCTGATAAATTTCATCATCTTTACTTCTGTTAACCCTGTCATTCTCAAAGTTTTCATCGTTCATGAAATCTTCAAGTTCAAATTCCTCTTTGGAATAATCTTCAAAATCTTCTTCAACTTCATCATCATTTTCTTTTGAATCTTTTTCCTGGTTCAGATCAATTTCCTCTTCCATTACTTCTTCGAGTATTGGATTCATTTCAAGTTCAGTTTTTATTCTCTGTTCAAGAGCAAGAGTATTTAACTGAAGAAGTTTCTGATATTGAATTTGCTGAGGAGAAAGTTTCTGCTGTTGTGATAATTTCTGTGTTAACGAAAGCATGATTTATCCGATGTTTTCCTTTAATGATGAATACCAGTTTTTTCCATATAAACGTGTCAGAGAATCTTCGCAAAACTCTGCGATGGTTTTATTATTTAATTTTCCCTTTTCAAGAGCCGGCGCACATTCCGAAAATTTTTCATATCTCAGAACATCACTTCCAAAATTTGAAATCCTTATCGGGAACAAATGACAGCTTATCGGTTTTTTGAAATCAACCTTTCCGTCATTGTAAGCTTTTTCAATTGCACACTTTGCTACGTTACCTTCATAATAAACGAATACACAATCTTTATCATCTATACTTGATGTCATTGGTTCATTTTGTATAACATTGTAAAAACCATTTACATCAATTTCTTTTCGGTTTCTTTCGGAAAGGTATTCTTTAACTATATCAAGAATTTCACTTATTTTACCAATTTCATCATAACGAAGCGGGGCGCCGTACTCACTTTCCATTGTGCAGCAGGCTCCTTTGCATTTTTGAAGATCGCACTCGAATTTTGTGTTAAGAACTTCAATCCTTACAAGCACTTCTTCTATCGATATTACGTTACTTTGAAACATTGGAATAATTTTTGTGCCAAAATAATGATTTGTCTTTTAATACAAAAATTTAAAGAGATGTTTTCATAGCAAACACCGAACCATGCGGTAAAATCAGTTCTTTCTATTCAGAAATTGGTTCTAAACAGCATAGCGTACCCTCGTATAATTATTAATTTCTGATTCTGACAAATGATAAAACAATTCAAAAAAATAAAATTTCCCTACCCTTTAAAGCCTCATTTTATTAGATTTGATAAGCAATTTTATAAATACTCGACACATAATTTTCGATAATAGTTTATAGAATTAATTATCACTAAATCACAAAACGTGATAAAATATTTAGAACGATGGTAACATCAATTAAAAATAAAAACGGTAAGAATTTCCTCATTAGTTCTGCCAGAAGAGTTAATCAGCTCCAGCTTATACCTTACCAGATAGCTTTCAAATAGTCTTCCTTTTCTTCCTCATACTAAAAACGAATTTTAAATTTTAATTATTTATTAAAAACAGGAGAATTATTTATGTCCCGCAAAAATGTATTAATCATGGGCGCAGCCGGTCGTGATTTCCATAACTTCAATGTTTATTTCAGAGATAACAAAGATTATAATGTTGTTGCCTTCACCGCAACTCAAATCCCGAATATTGAAGGAAGAGTTTATCCAAAAGAATTAGCCGGAAGTTTGTATCCTGACGGAATAAAAATTTATGAAGAAGCACAGCTTGAAGAGTTGATCAAAAAATTTAATGTTCAAGAAGTTGTTTTTTCTTACTCAGATGTTCCATTCAATTATGTTATGACAAAAGCTTCGATAGTAAATTCTTTGGGTATATCATTCCGTTTAATGGGCGGCGCTGAAACAATGGTTAAAAGTACAAAACCTGTTGTTGCGGTTCTTGCAGTCAGAACAGGATGCGGTAAATCCCAGACATCAAGAAAAATTGTTGAGTTGCTAACTGCAGCAGGAAAAAAAGTTGTTGCAATCCGTCACCCGATGCCTTACGGTGACCTTGTAAAACAAAAAGTTCAGCGCTTCGGTACTTATGATGATTTAAAGAAACACGAGTGTACAATAGAGGAGATCGAAGAATACGAACCGCACGTAGCACGCGGCGGCGTTATTTATGCCGGAGTAGACTATGAGGCAATTTTACGTGAAGCAGAAAAAGAAGCTGATGTAATTTTATGGGATGGCGGAAATAATGATATGTCATTCTACAATGCTGATGTTACTTTTACAGTTGTTGATCCGCACAGACCGGGTCACGAATTAACTTACTATCCGGGCAATACTTCGTTAAGAATGGCTGACGCTGCTGTAATAAATAAAATTGATTCAGCTTCACCTGAAAATATTTTAGCTGTAAGAAATAATATTTCTGCTGTAAATCCTAAAGCCGCAATTATTGAAGCTGCCTCACCGGTTACAGTTGATAAACCGGAACTGATAAGAGGCAAGAGAGTTCTTGTTGTTGAAGACGGACCCACACTTACACACGGTGAAATGAAATTCGGTGCCGGAGTTGTAGCAGCTCAGAAACTCGGAGCAAAAGAAATCGTTGATCCTCGCCCGTTCACAGTTGGCTCAATAACAGATACATATAAAAAATATCCGAACATCGGTATTCTGCTTCCTGCAATGGGATATGGCGAACAGCAGATGAAAGATCTTGAAACCACAATCAATAATACTGAATGTGATTCCGTTATTATCGGAACACCAATTGATCTTGGAAGATTGTTGAAGATCAACAAGCCGTCAACAAGAGTTAAATATGATCTGCAGGAAATCGGCGATCCAACTCTGGAAACAATTCTGAAAGAGAAAGGATTGTTGTGAAAAAAACTGCAGTTGTCGCATTCGGCGGCAATGCTCTTTTAAGAGGCAATCAGGTTGGAACGATTGAGCAGCAGGAACAGAACACTTATAATACCTGCATCAACTTAATTGAGTTGATGACAAATGGAAATCATCTTGTTATCACTCACGGTAACGGTCCGCAGGTTGGCAATATTTTATTGAGAAACCTTGCAGGTTATGATCAATATAAAATACCAAGAATGCCGCTTGATATTTGTGTAGCCGATTCGCAAGGCGGTATCGGCTATATGATCGAAAGGCAGCTAAGGAATGTCATTGCTGATCATTCAATAAATAAAAACGTTGCGACTGTTATCACACAGGTTGTTGTTGATATAAATGATTCAGCTTTTCAGAATCCGACTAAACCTGTCGGCGCGTTTTACCTTAAAGAAGAAGCTGAACTGCTTGCAAAATCCAATGGATGGATATTCAGAGAAGACCCGAGAAAAAGAGGATGGAGAAGAGTTGTTGCTTCTCCTTCTCCTGTTGAAGTACTTAATAAGAAAACCGTGACTGATCTTTTGGAAAAAGATAATATAGTAATTGCTGTCGGCGGAGGAGGAATTCCTGTTTATAAAGATGAGCAAAATAAACTCCGCGGAGTTGAAGCAGTTATTGATAAAGACCTGGCATCTGCTGTTCTTGCTAAAGAAATTTCGGCTGAATCATTTTATATTCTGACTGACGTTTCAAAAGTTTATATAAACTTTAACAAACCTGACCAGCAGGCGATTGATAAAATTTCTGTAAAAGAAATAAAAGAGTTTTATCAAAAAGGTGAATTTGCTGCAGGCAGTATGGGACCAAAAATTCTTGCGGCAATAAATTTTCTTGAAGACGGCGGTAAAGAAGTGATTATAACAGAAGCGTCTAAACTCGCTGATCAGAACTATGGAACAAAAATTTTTAAATGATAATTAAATGAGGACTTTATGGCAGTTAATATGAAAAGAAGAAGCCTGGTATCAATCAATGATCTGACCATTGAAGAGATTTACCAGATCTTTGACGTGAGCAAAACATTAAAAGAAAAACTATACATCGGTGAACCGCACCGCGTACTTGAAGGTAAAACACTCGGGATGATTTTTACAAAACCTTCAACAAGGACAAGGGTTTCATTTGAAACCGGTATTTACCAGCTTGGCGGTATTGGCATGTACTTTGGCCCGAATGATCTTCAATTAAAAAAGAGTGAAAGTATTCAGGATACAGCCAAAGTTTTATCAAGATATTTAAGCGGAATAATGATCCGAACTTTCGATCACCAGGATGTTGTTGAACTTGCGAAGTATTCTACAATTCCTGTTATCAATGGATTGACAGATCTTCTTCATCCCTGCCAGGTACTTACCGATCTGTTTACAGTTCTTGAAAAGAAAAGAATCTTAAAAGGATTGAAACTCGCTTATATCGGTGATGGAAATAACATGGCGCACAGCTTACTTAACGGCTGTTCAAAAGTCGGGATGGATATTGCGATTGCATCTCCGTCAGGATTCAAACCTAATGAAGACATTGTTAAGAATGCAAAAGTAAATGCAAAGTATATGGGAAGTAAAGTTGAAATTCTTGACGACCCGACAGCCGCGGTTAAAGATGCTGATGTAGTTTACACTGATGTATGGGCAAGTATGGGACAGGAAGCCGAAGCTGAAGAACGAAAGAAAAAATTCATGAAGTACCAGGTAAATCCTGAACTGGTTAAGAACGCTAAA
It includes:
- a CDS encoding sigma 54-interacting transcriptional regulator, encoding MINKPLLVKVILLLLVLLTFLFWGPNFSSTNNSIDKIFYSVRGEITPDTNVVIIDISEEDLSAIGPWPLKRSYYALLINNLTKYEVKKIGIEIFLSSRVVTQTIYDNLLVKEINKAGNVVLSSVAGSLADNGSLFTTDSLSYPSPKLLNEKILTGHLNFIGKDELKIPLKINTGRETENAFALQLSDKNQFTETEIEVNTFSSWKSFRNFSLLEFFELVENDDPALSSLKNKTVIIGVTDPLIAVSVQTTFDETLPGVAFHAFAVDNLVNDRWINSTYHLMSTILLFVVLLSIVFLVRNSDNNKRLFSLIVYFTTGLVISFILFSFFYIKVNALFIVVSFSILMVYELIIFYIDKKDQLKGAVDESTLLKNLLAKKEDELKNIQFELERKSGEQSSLLVKKIEGLKSDIQKLRSADESEMEPVDLSSTEVHSFEGIVYTSKVMSKIVDITKKVAPEDATVLILGESGTGKELVARAIHSLSKRNREAFVAVNCGALSETLLESELFGHVKGAFTGAVNDKLGRFEAADKGTIFLDEIAETNENFQVKLLRVIQTGDFEKVGSSISSHADVRIIAATNVNIEQAVKENKFREDLFYRLNVIRINLPPLRERKEDILAIAQKILSTDYPGLKLSKSVSSAFQNYDWRGNVRELEAVIKHAAIFARSDSRKIIQLADLPKEIVKESRLLFEDVVIESLRVKKFSHSAVTETAKELGGIGRTVIAENFRGLVFKTLSETNYNQDLTAQLLAGTDEQEVVERVNSKMKLLISNIEKDLSAVSLKDFETAKGALNSKYKNLPQKFHFYIDEFIRWKLNNRV
- the hslU gene encoding ATP-dependent protease ATPase subunit HslU, which gives rise to MFEKSKKELTPAQIVHELDKYIIGQTDAKRAVAIALRNRWRRQQIKNYLREEILPNNIILIGPTGVGKTEIARRLAKLADAPFVKVEASKFTEVGYVGRDVESMIRDLTDFAVNMVKSEKTLEVKSKAQDLADEKILDILIPPVKKAVQTNDNNETEENNEALQNQRTREWMRMKLKNNELDEKMIEFDSSSQPNVGMQVLGPFGMDDMGINIQEIMGSIMPKKKKKRKTSIAEARTIIAQEEAQKLIDMDAVQKEAIERVENTGIVFIDEIDKVAGGGKSQGPDVSREGVQRDLLPIVEGSNVNTKYGVVKTEHILFIASGAFHVSKPSDLIPELQGRFPIRVELKSLTEEDFIKILTTPENALLKQYSALLETEGVNLEFSKDGIKEIARIATEVNEQVENIGARRLHTILTTLLDEILFNVPDILPDAKVKITAAEVKKRLDSIVKNRDLSKFIL
- the hslV gene encoding ATP-dependent protease subunit HslV, with the protein product MEQFKATTILGIVHNGKAAIGGDGQVSLGNTVMKHNAMKIRKLDDGKVLCGFAGASADAFTLMERFEDKLKQYRGNVFRAAVELAKDWRTDKFLRKLEAMLAVVTKEKALVISGNGDVIEPDDNIVAIGSGGMYALSAAKMLKKYSNLSAEEIVRESLMTASEICIYTNDKINVESL
- a CDS encoding isoprenylcysteine carboxylmethyltransferase family protein, which codes for MSYAFDVVIILLLFALFGISHTYLASIKTKKIFIYHFKELLPFYRLFYNVVSLVSLWMIFEYAPRPNVIVYDLKSPFDILILIPQLAALAGFIWTLKFFSAKEFLGINQLIRWYKKNYDYEELDEQLTLRIEGPYRFSRHPLYFFSIVFLVFRPVMDLFYATALVCIILYFYIGSFYEEKKLVEVFGKEYEEYKKHVPSIFPLKIFHPYNVQA
- the rpoN gene encoding RNA polymerase factor sigma-54; amino-acid sequence: MLSLTQKLSQQQKLSPQQIQYQKLLQLNTLALEQRIKTELEMNPILEEVMEEEIDLNQEKDSKENDDEVEEDFEDYSKEEFELEDFMNDENFENDRVNRSKDDEIYQPLAPARESLTENLEKQLRLLNLDEDLFYLGEEIIGNLDQDGYLKRGLDEILNELEMFEHIKISSEAAESLLKKIQKFDPIGIASRSLQECLLVQLQNLKFDPYYKYLAEQMLQNFYDDFTKRRFDIIKQKMNLTDESLKATVELIQGLNPKPGEGNIEAMEMNQISPDFLIEKVNNDFVITLNDKSMPSVTVSKTYLEMFDSNKKKRKSNPREKETYKFLREKFESAKWFIACIQQRRETLMKIMKAILERQYQFFEKGPKLLKPMIYKDIAEEINMDISTISRVVNGKYVQSPMGIHELKYFFSEGLTTDFGEEVSNKHIKERLKEIIEAEDKNAPYSDDKLAEMLNEEGIHIARRTVAKYREQLRLPVARLRKELI
- a CDS encoding DUF3109 family protein; the protein is MFQSNVISIEEVLVRIEVLNTKFECDLQKCKGACCTMESEYGAPLRYDEIGKISEILDIVKEYLSERNRKEIDVNGFYNVIQNEPMTSSIDDKDCVFVYYEGNVAKCAIEKAYNDGKVDFKKPISCHLFPIRISNFGSDVLRYEKFSECAPALEKGKLNNKTIAEFCEDSLTRLYGKNWYSSLKENIG
- a CDS encoding GTPase; the protein is MSRKNVLIMGAAGRDFHNFNVYFRDNKDYNVVAFTATQIPNIEGRVYPKELAGSLYPDGIKIYEEAQLEELIKKFNVQEVVFSYSDVPFNYVMTKASIVNSLGISFRLMGGAETMVKSTKPVVAVLAVRTGCGKSQTSRKIVELLTAAGKKVVAIRHPMPYGDLVKQKVQRFGTYDDLKKHECTIEEIEEYEPHVARGGVIYAGVDYEAILREAEKEADVILWDGGNNDMSFYNADVTFTVVDPHRPGHELTYYPGNTSLRMADAAVINKIDSASPENILAVRNNISAVNPKAAIIEAASPVTVDKPELIRGKRVLVVEDGPTLTHGEMKFGAGVVAAQKLGAKEIVDPRPFTVGSITDTYKKYPNIGILLPAMGYGEQQMKDLETTINNTECDSVIIGTPIDLGRLLKINKPSTRVKYDLQEIGDPTLETILKEKGLL
- the arcC gene encoding carbamate kinase, which encodes MKKTAVVAFGGNALLRGNQVGTIEQQEQNTYNTCINLIELMTNGNHLVITHGNGPQVGNILLRNLAGYDQYKIPRMPLDICVADSQGGIGYMIERQLRNVIADHSINKNVATVITQVVVDINDSAFQNPTKPVGAFYLKEEAELLAKSNGWIFREDPRKRGWRRVVASPSPVEVLNKKTVTDLLEKDNIVIAVGGGGIPVYKDEQNKLRGVEAVIDKDLASAVLAKEISAESFYILTDVSKVYINFNKPDQQAIDKISVKEIKEFYQKGEFAAGSMGPKILAAINFLEDGGKEVIITEASKLADQNYGTKIFK
- the argF gene encoding ornithine carbamoyltransferase, translated to MAVNMKRRSLVSINDLTIEEIYQIFDVSKTLKEKLYIGEPHRVLEGKTLGMIFTKPSTRTRVSFETGIYQLGGIGMYFGPNDLQLKKSESIQDTAKVLSRYLSGIMIRTFDHQDVVELAKYSTIPVINGLTDLLHPCQVLTDLFTVLEKKRILKGLKLAYIGDGNNMAHSLLNGCSKVGMDIAIASPSGFKPNEDIVKNAKVNAKYMGSKVEILDDPTAAVKDADVVYTDVWASMGQEAEAEERKKKFMKYQVNPELVKNAKEDYLFMHCLPAHRGDEVVNEVADSPNSVIFDEAENRLHVQKAIMALTM